In Phaeobacter inhibens DSM 16374, the following proteins share a genomic window:
- a CDS encoding helix-turn-helix domain-containing protein, giving the protein MHKYTHLLATISTYAITCLWNDDMNQNFAKNLRHVCAERVSIAQICREIGINQQQFNRYLSGAGLPSAHNLRRICLYFDLQESDLLSDSEAFAQRRGQLNRNRPTAREDPFANAFPGDLARLRQYVGAYNIHFMSPSWPDCVMIGASFLDDLGGQISVRTIERGVGPEQVNLQRARYDGKAGFHGSRIFVVEFESEQEGSISETVLYPAHRQQRTYLRGMTLGLAWRPRRMPYSGRVIWKRADVSASVRDVFNLCGVYPIEHKVIDPIIRNFLLEKSGLQGEN; this is encoded by the coding sequence TTGCACAAGTATACACATTTATTAGCGACTATTAGCACTTACGCTATAACTTGCTTATGGAATGACGATATGAACCAAAACTTCGCAAAAAACCTAAGGCATGTCTGCGCCGAACGCGTGTCGATTGCCCAAATTTGCCGCGAAATCGGGATTAACCAACAGCAGTTCAACCGTTACCTCAGTGGCGCGGGTCTGCCCTCAGCCCACAATCTGCGGCGAATCTGCCTGTATTTCGATTTGCAGGAAAGTGACCTTTTGTCAGATAGCGAGGCCTTTGCCCAAAGGCGGGGCCAATTGAACCGCAACCGACCCACCGCCCGCGAAGACCCCTTTGCAAATGCCTTTCCAGGTGATCTCGCCCGCCTACGCCAATATGTCGGTGCCTACAACATCCACTTTATGTCCCCGTCCTGGCCGGACTGCGTGATGATTGGCGCATCGTTTCTGGACGACCTTGGCGGGCAAATCAGCGTGCGCACCATTGAACGTGGCGTTGGACCGGAACAGGTCAACCTTCAGCGGGCCAGATATGATGGCAAAGCGGGGTTTCACGGCAGCCGCATCTTTGTTGTCGAGTTCGAGAGCGAGCAAGAGGGCTCCATCTCGGAGACAGTTCTCTATCCGGCACACCGCCAGCAACGCACCTATCTGCGCGGCATGACACTTGGGCTGGCCTGGCGACCCAGGCGGATGCCCTATTCAGGGCGCGTCATATGGAAACGCGCGGACGTGTCCGCTTCCGTGCGCGATGTGTTCAATCTGTGCGGCGTCTATCCGATCGAACATAAGGTGATCGACCCGATCATCCGTAATTTCTTGTTGGAAAAGTCAGGGCTGCAAGGGGAGAACTGA
- a CDS encoding CocE/NonD family hydrolase has translation MRHIEIIENEWIMLPDGRRLAARIWIPRGIGRVPAILEYLPYRKRDGTAARDETTYGVFAKSGYAGIRVDIAGTGESDGDFDDEYSEQELSDGEAVLEWIASRDWCDGNIGMIGISWGGFNGLQLAYRQPEALKAVVSVASTTDRYADDIHYMGGCLLSDNANWAAQMFACLSRPPDPALRSDWRAEWIKRMETLPFMAADWLGHPTRDAFWKLGSVCEGYAKIKVPVLAVTGWADAYVNAPSQLAANLSGPAKALMGPWEHRYAHISKLGAADFHSEVLGWFDRWLKGEQNGAEDLPDYRVFMQEHFNPTAQNKPREGRWIAEAEWPSPNVTQHSFYLGNSRLEQQPQSGECIVSTPAHVGQASGVFCAGMRIDNELPGNQSSDDALSVCFDLPLDTPLELLGRAVFNFVFTSDTPVAQIMARLCDVSPDGVSQRISYRPLNLTHHTSHDTPEALVPGQRYYASIALNECAHRLQSGHTLRLALSNSYWPIVWPSPTATALTLDLAECSLDLPVRTVSTEIATSAPAAPQEFPTLGADNLREPAATARTETLADGMIVQETFDDYGATRDPHHGLEVGSHVTTRYAILPDDPTAAQFDSAWAFTFQRGDWRVEIETENSMTCDATNFYLHRNLRAVEGTEKTEILTKEWSQTIPRGLL, from the coding sequence ATGCGCCACATAGAGATCATCGAAAACGAATGGATCATGCTGCCGGACGGTCGCCGATTGGCGGCCCGCATCTGGATACCCCGTGGTATCGGCCGGGTTCCTGCAATCCTCGAATACTTGCCTTACCGCAAGCGCGATGGCACGGCGGCGCGCGATGAAACCACCTACGGCGTTTTCGCCAAGTCGGGCTATGCCGGTATCCGCGTCGATATCGCAGGCACCGGCGAGTCTGACGGGGATTTTGACGACGAATATTCCGAGCAGGAGCTCAGTGACGGTGAGGCCGTTCTGGAATGGATCGCGTCGCGCGACTGGTGTGATGGCAATATCGGGATGATTGGAATCTCTTGGGGTGGTTTCAATGGATTGCAATTGGCCTATCGCCAGCCAGAGGCATTGAAAGCTGTGGTCAGTGTTGCCTCGACCACGGACCGTTACGCTGACGACATCCATTACATGGGCGGCTGTCTGCTCAGCGACAATGCGAATTGGGCAGCGCAGATGTTTGCCTGTCTGTCGCGCCCGCCTGATCCTGCCTTGCGATCTGACTGGCGCGCAGAGTGGATCAAGCGTATGGAAACGCTACCTTTTATGGCAGCGGATTGGTTGGGCCATCCGACGCGGGACGCATTCTGGAAACTAGGATCAGTCTGCGAGGGTTACGCGAAGATCAAGGTGCCCGTGCTGGCTGTGACCGGCTGGGCCGACGCCTATGTTAACGCCCCCTCCCAGCTTGCTGCGAACTTGAGCGGTCCGGCCAAGGCGCTTATGGGACCGTGGGAACATCGCTATGCGCATATCTCCAAACTCGGCGCGGCAGATTTTCATTCCGAAGTGTTGGGCTGGTTTGATCGTTGGCTGAAGGGCGAACAGAACGGTGCTGAAGACCTCCCAGACTACCGTGTTTTCATGCAGGAGCATTTCAATCCTACAGCCCAGAATAAACCCCGCGAGGGGCGCTGGATCGCCGAAGCAGAATGGCCTTCCCCCAATGTAACACAACACAGTTTTTATCTGGGCAATTCCCGTCTGGAACAGCAGCCGCAATCCGGCGAGTGCATCGTGTCCACCCCCGCGCATGTCGGTCAGGCCAGCGGAGTGTTCTGCGCGGGCATGCGGATCGACAACGAACTTCCCGGCAATCAAAGCAGCGATGATGCGCTGTCGGTCTGTTTTGATCTGCCGCTAGATACGCCGCTGGAATTGCTCGGGCGCGCTGTCTTCAACTTCGTGTTCACATCGGACACGCCGGTGGCGCAGATCATGGCGCGGCTCTGCGATGTGTCCCCCGATGGCGTGTCGCAACGCATCAGTTATCGCCCCTTGAACCTGACCCACCACACCAGCCATGATACACCCGAAGCGCTAGTTCCGGGGCAACGCTACTACGCCAGTATCGCACTGAATGAATGTGCCCATAGGCTTCAGTCTGGCCATACGTTGCGATTGGCATTGTCCAACAGCTATTGGCCGATTGTCTGGCCGTCCCCGACTGCGACAGCCCTGACGCTTGATCTGGCCGAGTGTTCACTGGACCTGCCGGTGCGCACCGTCTCCACAGAAATTGCGACTTCGGCACCCGCAGCACCGCAGGAATTTCCAACTCTCGGAGCTGACAATCTGCGCGAACCTGCGGCCACAGCCCGCACCGAAACCTTAGCGGACGGCATGATCGTGCAGGAAACCTTTGACGATTACGGGGCCACACGCGACCCGCACCATGGGCTGGAAGTCGGAAGCCACGTGACAACCCGTTATGCCATCCTTCCTGACGATCCAACCGCCGCGCAGTTTGACTCGGCTTGGGCGTTTACTTTTCAACGTGGTGACTGGCGCGTCGAAATTGAAACCGAAAATTCTATGACCTGCGATGCGACAAATTTCTATCTACATCGCAATCTGCGTGCTGTTGAAGGCACCGAAAAGACCGAAATCCTGACAAAAGAATGGTCGCAGACCATTCCGCGCGGACTCTTATGA
- a CDS encoding ABC transporter substrate-binding protein has translation MDAAAMIEQGDATHINFALRDDIGFTSGHGAMTAEDVKFSFERIIADATGSPNKPDMGPLSHVEVTGEREGTIVLNDPFAPLWTIALPYITGNIVSKAATEAAGGRIGIDPVAESGPYLRTSWAAKEKTVLTRNPDWKGEAPAWDSIEILPIDDESTAEIAFDSGEIDLTRVSLGSVERYRADVPNGGTLVENPSLFYVWLGMNLDHPKLQNQKLRQAIQHAIDVPSILQAAYFGAVEPSTGIIAPGLAGNRPASLVPAAADFAKAAELLAESGETNVSLTLDVLNKTEFTTTAQVIQATLAQIGITLEINLLESGAFWSSGDNEDLQLVLNRFSMAPDPSYATAWFTTEQAGIWNWERFRNDEFDQLHAAASAETDVAKRDEMYRRAQDLMEESGAYRFITHEATPVVHSSRITPALRPDGLPLLRYFGKA, from the coding sequence ATGGATGCCGCTGCAATGATCGAACAGGGTGACGCGACCCATATCAACTTTGCATTGCGTGACGACATCGGGTTTACCAGCGGCCATGGTGCGATGACGGCAGAAGATGTGAAGTTCTCGTTCGAGCGCATCATCGCAGATGCCACAGGCTCCCCCAACAAGCCCGACATGGGCCCACTAAGCCATGTTGAGGTCACGGGCGAGCGTGAAGGCACAATCGTATTGAACGACCCCTTTGCGCCGCTTTGGACAATCGCACTGCCTTACATCACGGGCAATATCGTTTCTAAGGCTGCAACAGAGGCGGCAGGAGGGCGTATCGGGATTGATCCGGTCGCTGAATCCGGCCCCTATTTGCGCACCAGTTGGGCGGCGAAGGAAAAGACGGTATTGACGCGGAACCCCGACTGGAAGGGCGAAGCCCCTGCATGGGATTCCATCGAGATTCTGCCAATTGATGACGAAAGCACCGCCGAAATTGCATTTGATTCAGGTGAAATTGATTTGACACGGGTATCTTTGGGATCGGTTGAACGTTACCGCGCTGACGTCCCTAATGGCGGTACTTTGGTGGAAAACCCGTCGCTGTTCTACGTCTGGTTGGGGATGAACCTTGATCATCCGAAACTTCAAAACCAGAAACTGCGTCAAGCCATTCAGCACGCCATCGATGTGCCTTCAATCCTGCAGGCGGCCTATTTTGGTGCGGTCGAACCGTCGACCGGGATCATTGCACCGGGCCTTGCTGGCAACCGTCCAGCCAGCCTTGTGCCAGCGGCAGCTGACTTTGCCAAAGCGGCCGAGCTTTTGGCTGAATCTGGTGAAACGAACGTGTCGCTGACACTGGATGTACTCAACAAGACCGAGTTCACCACGACAGCGCAGGTTATTCAGGCGACTCTGGCGCAGATCGGCATCACGCTGGAAATCAACCTGTTGGAATCTGGCGCATTTTGGTCCAGCGGAGACAACGAAGACCTGCAACTTGTGCTCAACCGCTTCTCAATGGCGCCTGATCCGTCGTATGCGACGGCTTGGTTCACCACTGAACAAGCGGGCATCTGGAACTGGGAGCGCTTCCGCAACGACGAGTTCGACCAGTTGCACGCCGCCGCATCAGCGGAAACCGATGTAGCCAAGCGCGACGAGATGTATCGCCGTGCGCAAGACCTGATGGAAGAAAGCGGTGCCTACCGTTTCATCACCCATGAGGCCACGCCGGTTGTACATTCCTCGCGCATCACGCCAGCTCTGCGGCCTGATGGCCTGCCACTGCTGCGTTATTTCGGCAAAGCATAA
- a CDS encoding ABC transporter permease: protein MLQFTLKRFALAALILVVAVTVMFLMIRAVPGDPVSIMLGPRATPELKARLIAEMGLDRSIPEQLMLYFGGLLRGDLGVDVFSGREVTTIVFEQLPHTLRLIFSAILWSAVLGIGLGCYAAAHPNTWIDRVAATLSVSFIAAPAFVVALLSLLLFAVHLQWFPAIGVGDGFWDTAWHLVLPSFAIGLSWVGYIARLVRASMLEVMGESHIRTARAFGLSERRIIGIYALRIAILPVVTVIGVGMGFLLSSAVFTEIVFARPGLGKLVIDSITTRNYPIVMGAVLVSTALFVISTAIADLINAILDPRARSST from the coding sequence ATGTTACAATTCACCCTTAAACGATTTGCCCTTGCGGCGCTTATTCTGGTCGTGGCCGTCACGGTCATGTTCTTGATGATCCGCGCGGTGCCCGGTGATCCTGTTTCGATCATGCTGGGGCCGCGCGCGACGCCTGAGCTCAAAGCGCGTCTCATCGCGGAAATGGGTTTGGATCGTTCGATTCCAGAGCAACTCATGCTCTATTTCGGCGGGCTGTTGCGCGGGGATTTGGGTGTTGATGTCTTTTCGGGCCGCGAGGTCACAACCATCGTGTTTGAGCAGCTGCCCCACACGTTAAGACTTATCTTCTCGGCTATTCTTTGGTCTGCGGTGCTCGGAATTGGTCTGGGGTGTTATGCCGCCGCACATCCAAACACGTGGATTGACCGTGTCGCCGCGACACTTTCGGTCAGCTTTATAGCCGCACCTGCCTTTGTCGTGGCGTTGCTGTCGCTGCTGTTGTTTGCCGTTCATCTGCAATGGTTCCCCGCGATTGGCGTCGGGGACGGATTCTGGGACACGGCATGGCACCTGGTGCTGCCGTCGTTTGCCATCGGCCTTAGCTGGGTCGGTTATATCGCCCGTTTGGTTCGCGCATCCATGCTTGAGGTGATGGGTGAAAGCCATATTCGCACGGCGCGTGCATTCGGGCTAAGTGAACGCCGCATCATTGGCATCTATGCCCTGCGCATCGCAATCTTGCCGGTTGTCACTGTCATTGGTGTGGGCATGGGTTTCTTGCTCAGCTCTGCCGTCTTTACCGAGATCGTCTTTGCCCGCCCCGGCCTTGGCAAGCTGGTGATCGACAGCATCACCACCCGAAATTACCCCATCGTCATGGGGGCAGTGCTGGTCTCAACCGCACTTTTCGTCATCTCAACCGCGATTGCGGATTTGATCAACGCAATCCTTGACCCGCGCGCGCGGTCAAGCACCTAA
- a CDS encoding ABC transporter permease, giving the protein MANITTNAPAESRSEMSIILEGVVRDPLGLLGLIIVGAIVFSAIFAAWIVPYDPIAMNVPDRMQGPSWNHLLGTDQLGRDTFSRVIMGGQVALKVALPAIFGAMAIGLTLGMIAGYGPKWLDNLLMLLFDTIRSFPTVMFALAVVALVGPSLQTVVFVVMATSIPTYGRVARTQTLTLRNSEFILAERAMGASVARILGVHMLPNIIGVLAVLAAMDIPTVIALEAGLSFLGLGVKPPTPSWGVLLKDGYALIRQTPWLVVAGGLPIILATLGFTFLGESLRDVVDPKLRKNR; this is encoded by the coding sequence ATGGCAAACATCACCACAAATGCACCCGCAGAAAGCCGCTCGGAAATGTCGATCATCCTTGAAGGCGTGGTCCGCGATCCACTGGGCCTGCTTGGCTTGATCATTGTCGGGGCAATCGTTTTTTCAGCGATCTTTGCGGCCTGGATTGTGCCCTATGATCCGATTGCGATGAATGTTCCTGACAGGATGCAGGGGCCATCCTGGAACCATCTTCTGGGCACGGATCAGTTAGGGCGCGATACGTTTTCACGTGTGATCATGGGCGGACAAGTCGCCCTAAAGGTCGCGCTGCCTGCCATTTTTGGGGCCATGGCCATTGGCCTGACCCTTGGCATGATCGCGGGTTACGGACCCAAATGGCTCGATAACCTTCTGATGCTGCTGTTCGACACGATCCGGTCTTTCCCAACTGTGATGTTTGCTTTGGCCGTTGTCGCGTTGGTGGGTCCCAGCCTGCAAACCGTGGTTTTCGTGGTCATGGCGACATCGATCCCGACCTATGGGCGGGTGGCACGCACCCAAACACTGACGCTACGCAACAGTGAGTTCATTCTGGCCGAACGCGCTATGGGGGCCAGCGTTGCCCGCATCTTAGGCGTGCATATGCTGCCCAATATCATTGGCGTTCTGGCCGTACTGGCGGCGATGGACATCCCCACAGTGATCGCACTTGAGGCGGGGCTGAGCTTTCTAGGCCTTGGGGTCAAACCACCCACCCCGAGTTGGGGGGTGTTGTTGAAAGACGGTTACGCCCTGATCCGCCAGACCCCATGGCTGGTTGTCGCGGGTGGTTTGCCAATCATTTTGGCGACCCTTGGTTTTACCTTCCTTGGTGAAAGCCTTCGCGATGTTGTGGATCCAAAATTGAGGAAGAACCGATGA
- a CDS encoding ABC transporter ATP-binding protein: protein MSETLLEIDNLSVDYETARGDLKALRNISFDVNKGEIVGIVGESGCGKSTLISAILRLIAPNTRFRSGEVRFKGEDLLTRSESEMRGLRGGDISIVFQDPMQTHNPVIAIGKQMTDIQHRSNATKAEKLATAAKMLGAVGIPDPEMRLGQYPHEFSGGMRQRIAIAMALMSEPDLLIADEPTTALDATLEVQIIERLKDLQRDLGCAVLFISHHLGVIAELCDRVVVMYAGAVVESGTVREIFHNPKHPYTRRLIECDPGHIKERARILPTIPGEVPDLANLPDGCIFRDRCDQAMDRCAQVPPLARLSEGHNAACWLNHAEEVA from the coding sequence ATGAGCGAGACCTTGCTGGAAATAGATAATCTCAGCGTCGACTATGAAACCGCCCGCGGCGATCTGAAGGCGCTGCGCAATATCAGCTTTGATGTGAACAAGGGTGAAATCGTCGGCATCGTTGGCGAAAGCGGATGTGGCAAATCTACACTCATCTCTGCGATCCTACGTCTGATTGCGCCAAACACACGGTTTCGCAGTGGCGAGGTGCGCTTCAAGGGCGAGGATCTGCTGACCCGTAGCGAGAGCGAGATGCGTGGTTTGCGCGGCGGGGACATCTCGATTGTGTTCCAAGACCCGATGCAGACCCACAATCCGGTCATCGCCATCGGTAAGCAAATGACGGACATCCAACACCGTTCCAACGCGACGAAGGCGGAAAAGCTGGCTACGGCTGCTAAGATGCTGGGCGCTGTAGGTATCCCTGATCCAGAAATGAGGCTGGGCCAATACCCACACGAATTTTCCGGAGGCATGCGCCAACGGATCGCGATTGCGATGGCATTGATGTCCGAACCCGATTTGCTGATTGCGGATGAACCGACAACCGCGCTGGATGCCACGCTTGAGGTGCAGATCATCGAGCGGTTGAAAGACCTTCAACGCGACCTCGGGTGCGCGGTCCTGTTCATCTCGCATCACCTTGGGGTCATCGCGGAACTTTGTGACCGTGTGGTCGTTATGTACGCGGGCGCTGTTGTTGAAAGTGGCACCGTGCGCGAGATTTTTCACAATCCCAAGCATCCCTACACCCGCCGTCTGATTGAGTGTGACCCGGGCCATATCAAAGAACGGGCGCGCATTCTGCCAACGATCCCTGGCGAAGTGCCAGATCTGGCGAACCTGCCAGACGGGTGCATCTTTCGGGATCGCTGTGATCAAGCGATGGATCGCTGTGCGCAGGTGCCCCCACTGGCGCGCCTTAGCGAAGGGCACAACGCAGCCTGTTGGCTGAACCACGCGGAGGAAGTGGCATGA
- a CDS encoding oligopeptide/dipeptide ABC transporter ATP-binding protein, whose translation MSPILEVKDLQTSYGTVNVLAGVSFTVEQGETYAMVGESGSGKTTVIRAIAGLAPAQAGSVKFDGQEIRGVGERAMRPLRKDIAMMFQDPTGSLSPRLTIRNLITEPYKIQGMKDRDLDAEAKRLLELVNLPAHFAERYPYQLSGGQARRVGVARALALEPKLILADEPTAGLDVSVQGELLNLLNDLRERLGLSMVIITHNLNVVRHVADRMGILYLGRLVEEGTTEAIFHEPRHPYTNCLLSANPEPDPDARLDRIALKGEPPSLVKRPTGCEFRDRCPMASDICTQVPHWEVTDGHGVCCLTPRHL comes from the coding sequence ATGAGCCCGATCCTAGAGGTCAAAGACCTGCAAACCAGTTATGGCACTGTGAACGTTTTGGCAGGGGTCAGCTTTACCGTTGAACAAGGCGAAACCTACGCCATGGTCGGCGAAAGCGGGTCCGGCAAAACAACGGTTATTCGTGCCATCGCGGGGCTGGCCCCTGCGCAGGCGGGATCGGTAAAATTTGATGGTCAGGAAATTCGCGGTGTCGGAGAGCGCGCCATGCGTCCGCTGCGCAAAGACATCGCGATGATGTTTCAAGACCCAACGGGATCGCTGTCACCACGCCTAACGATCCGCAATCTGATCACCGAGCCGTACAAAATCCAAGGCATGAAGGACCGCGACCTTGATGCCGAGGCCAAGCGGCTGTTGGAACTGGTGAACCTGCCCGCGCATTTCGCGGAGCGCTATCCCTATCAGCTATCAGGAGGGCAGGCGCGCCGCGTAGGCGTGGCGCGTGCATTAGCATTAGAACCCAAACTCATCCTTGCGGATGAACCCACGGCGGGTCTGGATGTGTCGGTGCAGGGCGAGCTGTTGAACCTGCTTAACGATCTGCGCGAGCGCCTTGGCCTGTCGATGGTGATCATCACGCACAACTTGAACGTTGTGCGCCATGTCGCGGACCGTATGGGCATTTTGTACCTTGGACGCTTGGTTGAAGAAGGCACCACTGAGGCGATTTTCCATGAACCGCGCCACCCCTACACCAACTGCCTGCTGAGCGCGAACCCAGAACCAGACCCAGATGCGCGCCTTGATCGTATTGCCCTGAAAGGTGAACCGCCTAGCCTGGTGAAACGTCCTACGGGATGTGAATTCAGGGACCGTTGCCCAATGGCGAGCGACATTTGCACCCAAGTGCCACACTGGGAGGTCACCGATGGCCACGGCGTGTGCTGCTTAACGCCACGACATCTATGA
- a CDS encoding amidohydrolase, translating into MSAAVLYFNGPILTMDAQDTVVEAVLTIGENIAEVGALSDLRARMPAGTTQVDLAGKAMLPAFIDPHGHFPDPGFIKLFRVDLSAPPRGNCADMAAALKRLGEKAKTTPAGDWVMGVLFDNTAISERRMPTRAELDGVSTDHPIWVLHASGHNGVANSAALALQGFTPDTPDPLGGRFGRNPATGELTGLIDGISAMGEMGDTNFLIDHDRFWQGFAAARDDYLAHGVTYGQNAWASAETLSQFNSLPADQDPGFDLTILPVADLEPELSQGSNAMRDFDNPHFTLGPRKLFSDGAFQLQTAYLRGDYAKPINPQAPRGVPYMASDELNKQVRKLHDMGFQIHCHCNGDAGADLFLDAVDAAQKATPREDHRHTIIHGQVLHDDQFERMARLGVTVSFFSAHIHFWGDRHYDTFLGPDRAARISPARSAQQHGVRFTLHNDASVTPTRPIHLAHCAVNRVTFSGRELNGGQKITVLAALRALTIEAAWQVFLEDSRGSIESGKIADFAILNRNPLDQGQNILGLKVINTIRRGKTVFEQSDEQQVAQ; encoded by the coding sequence ATGAGCGCAGCGGTCCTTTATTTCAACGGCCCAATCCTGACGATGGACGCGCAGGACACTGTGGTAGAAGCCGTGTTGACCATCGGCGAAAACATCGCCGAGGTTGGCGCATTGTCCGACCTTCGCGCGCGGATGCCCGCGGGCACCACGCAGGTTGATCTGGCGGGCAAGGCCATGCTCCCCGCCTTCATCGACCCACATGGCCATTTCCCTGATCCCGGATTCATCAAACTGTTTCGCGTTGATCTGTCTGCGCCACCTCGCGGGAATTGCGCCGATATGGCCGCCGCGCTGAAGCGGCTTGGCGAGAAGGCCAAAACCACGCCAGCGGGTGATTGGGTCATGGGCGTGCTCTTTGACAACACCGCCATTTCTGAACGGCGCATGCCGACCCGCGCCGAACTGGACGGGGTGTCCACCGATCATCCGATCTGGGTGCTGCATGCCTCGGGTCACAACGGGGTGGCCAATTCCGCAGCACTTGCTCTGCAAGGTTTCACACCGGACACCCCTGACCCGCTCGGCGGGCGCTTTGGCCGCAATCCCGCGACGGGTGAACTGACTGGGTTGATCGACGGCATCTCGGCCATGGGGGAGATGGGGGATACCAATTTTCTGATTGATCATGACAGGTTCTGGCAAGGGTTCGCTGCGGCGCGCGACGACTACCTCGCCCACGGTGTGACCTATGGGCAAAACGCATGGGCGAGCGCGGAAACACTGTCGCAATTCAACAGCTTGCCCGCCGATCAGGACCCCGGTTTCGATCTGACGATCCTGCCCGTCGCAGATTTGGAACCAGAGCTGAGCCAAGGCTCAAATGCGATGCGTGATTTCGACAATCCGCATTTCACACTTGGCCCGCGCAAACTGTTCTCAGACGGGGCGTTCCAGTTGCAGACGGCTTATTTGCGTGGCGATTATGCCAAACCCATTAACCCACAGGCCCCGCGTGGCGTGCCTTATATGGCGTCGGATGAGCTGAACAAACAGGTCAGAAAATTGCACGATATGGGTTTCCAGATCCATTGTCACTGCAACGGCGATGCGGGTGCCGATCTGTTTCTGGACGCAGTGGACGCGGCGCAAAAGGCCACGCCGCGCGAGGATCACCGTCACACAATCATCCACGGCCAAGTGCTACACGACGACCAGTTCGAACGCATGGCGCGCCTTGGGGTCACGGTCAGTTTTTTCTCGGCGCATATCCATTTCTGGGGCGACCGCCACTATGACACCTTCCTTGGCCCTGACCGCGCCGCACGTATCTCGCCAGCCAGATCCGCGCAGCAACACGGAGTACGCTTTACCTTGCACAACGACGCCTCGGTCACACCGACACGCCCGATCCATTTGGCACATTGCGCTGTGAACAGGGTGACGTTTTCGGGGCGCGAACTTAACGGAGGCCAGAAAATCACCGTCCTTGCCGCCCTGCGTGCCCTGACGATCGAAGCCGCATGGCAGGTTTTTCTAGAAGACAGCCGTGGCTCAATCGAATCCGGCAAAATCGCCGACTTCGCGATCCTGAATCGGAACCCACTGGATCAAGGCCAAAACATCCTTGGTCTTAAGGTGATCAACACAATCCGTCGTGGCAAAACAGTATTCGAACAATCTGACGAACAGCAGGTGGCGCAATAA
- a CDS encoding NADH:flavin oxidoreductase/NADH oxidase family protein: MNIGQHLTLPNGVTLKNRIVKSAMSEALADEYNNPTQAQIDLFAQWSKGGAALLITGNTPVDRMHLEHAGNFVLDPSSDMKRVSALAAAGKSGGAKILAQLAHAGRQTPEAINAHPTSISDVQLDLPGYGKPTPASEAEFEEIIAKFVRSARLAQEAGFDGVEVHAAHGYLLSSALSPRINTRTDRWGGALENRARLAIEVVRAVRKAVDPGFIVAVKLNSSDFQKGGFDHADSVQVAVMLEAEGVDFIEISGGNFEEPTAYQHASKSGSTQIREAYFLDYAAAIKAALNIPLMVTGGFRSSNVMNDAIEGGKTDLIGMGRPFIADPAFARKLLEGEIAKAPAVEQNFPPAETLPRGAVLNWFCAQIALAGRTGAPDLEMSVVDGHESYLNQIKLATDQLLTARRE, translated from the coding sequence ATGAACATCGGCCAACACCTGACACTGCCAAACGGTGTCACACTCAAAAATCGCATCGTGAAATCCGCAATGTCGGAAGCGCTTGCGGACGAATACAACAATCCCACGCAGGCCCAGATTGACCTCTTTGCGCAATGGAGCAAAGGGGGTGCCGCGCTTTTGATCACAGGGAACACACCCGTTGATCGGATGCATCTCGAACATGCTGGCAACTTTGTATTGGACCCCAGTTCGGACATGAAGCGCGTTTCAGCACTTGCCGCAGCAGGCAAGAGTGGTGGTGCGAAAATCCTTGCTCAACTTGCCCACGCAGGACGACAAACGCCTGAGGCAATCAATGCCCATCCGACATCGATATCAGACGTCCAGCTAGATTTACCCGGCTATGGCAAGCCGACACCAGCAAGCGAGGCCGAATTTGAAGAGATCATCGCAAAATTCGTGCGGTCTGCAAGGCTTGCACAGGAGGCTGGGTTTGATGGCGTCGAGGTTCATGCCGCACATGGTTACCTGCTTAGTTCTGCCCTGTCGCCTCGGATAAACACCCGTACCGACCGCTGGGGTGGTGCTTTGGAAAACAGGGCTCGGCTAGCAATCGAGGTGGTCAGAGCCGTTCGGAAAGCGGTTGATCCGGGCTTCATCGTTGCCGTCAAACTGAACTCGTCCGATTTCCAGAAAGGCGGGTTCGACCACGCGGATTCAGTTCAAGTGGCCGTCATGTTGGAAGCAGAGGGCGTGGATTTTATCGAAATCTCGGGCGGCAATTTCGAAGAGCCGACAGCGTATCAACATGCGTCGAAAAGCGGATCAACTCAGATACGCGAGGCCTACTTTCTGGATTATGCCGCTGCGATCAAAGCTGCATTGAACATTCCCCTGATGGTCACCGGCGGGTTTCGTTCCTCCAACGTCATGAACGATGCGATTGAAGGCGGAAAGACAGACCTGATCGGGATGGGGCGTCCCTTTATTGCTGATCCGGCTTTTGCCAGAAAATTGCTCGAAGGTGAGATCGCGAAAGCCCCCGCAGTTGAGCAGAATTTTCCACCTGCTGAGACATTGCCGCGCGGCGCGGTTCTCAATTGGTTCTGCGCCCAGATTGCACTTGCAGGACGGACAGGGGCACCGGACTTAGAAATGTCAGTTGTCGACGGGCATGAAAGCTACTTGAACCAAATCAAGTTGGCCACCGACCAGCTGCTCACAGCTAGACGCGAATGA